The genomic segment ACTGTGCCGAGAACCGTATCCCCCTGGTCTACACCCCCTGCTGTATCGGCGGGGGAACCGCCCCTGCGACCGCGGCCGGGCTGCTGGTCAATGCAATGGCCGAGTCGGTCCATGGGCTGGTGGTGGCACAGCTCAAGGGGAAGGGAACCCCCCACATCATGGGCGGTGTCGTCTCGATCATGGACATGCGGCATTCAACCCTTTCCTACGGTGCCCCGGAGCTGAGCCTCTTCAGTGCCGCTCTGACCGACATGGCCAAATACCTGGGGCTCCCTGTCTGGTCCACCGCGGGATGTACCGACGCCAAGGTCTTGGAACCCCAGGCTGCTTTGGAGGCTGCCCTGTCGATCCATTCTGCCATGCTCAGCGGTGCCAACCTGGTCCATGACGTGGGGTATACCGAGTCAGGCATGACGGGGTCTCTCTTTCAACTGGTGATGAGCGACGAGATAATAGGAATGAGCCGGCGCATCAGTCGGGGAATCGACTTCACCTCCGAGACCCTGGCCGTGGAGGCCATCCACAGGGTGGGGCCGGGGGGGAACTTCCTGGCAGACGACCATACCATTGACCATTACCGGCGCGAGCATTGGCGGCCCAGCCTCATGGACCGGTGGAACTACGAGACATGGGTCGCCCAGGGCAGGAAGACCATGGGTGACCGGGTCAGAGAGAAGACCCGGGAAATCCTCTCGACCCACAGGGGACCGGAAGTACCGGAAGGTGTCAAGAGTAGGATTTCCGAGATCCTCGAGGCGGCCGA from the Deltaproteobacteria bacterium genome contains:
- a CDS encoding trimethylamine methyltransferase family protein, whose protein sequence is MRINLEVSESTRFSVLSEDQAESIFHGMLEVLHRTGVAIHHEEARSLLEKAGALVDGIRVRIPPGLVREALSTVPQETLVYRWDGSGVMRLRKNEVYFGPGPTCPNFIDPDTEERRPYLRKDAAQVARVCDALPNIGFVESLGSISDVTPPLADVYEFAEMVTHTSKPIVAWSFSRDTCRDIHRIAIAVAGGEEQFRRRPNYIFYCEPLSPLTSDHEAMDKLLYCAENRIPLVYTPCCIGGGTAPATAAGLLVNAMAESVHGLVVAQLKGKGTPHIMGGVVSIMDMRHSTLSYGAPELSLFSAALTDMAKYLGLPVWSTAGCTDAKVLEPQAALEAALSIHSAMLSGANLVHDVGYTESGMTGSLFQLVMSDEIIGMSRRISRGIDFTSETLAVEAIHRVGPGGNFLADDHTIDHYRREHWRPSLMDRWNYETWVAQGRKTMGDRVREKTREILSTHRGPEVPEGVKSRISEILEAAEEREKRKAGK